The genomic window CGGTTCCCGAGGTGTACGACCGGATGGTGGTGTAGGAAGTTCCGGGAAACCCGCCGCCCACCAGGATCGACTGCGCCCCGAGCGCGCCGGCGACCGGGTGCATGGCGCCCGTGCCGAAGGTGTAGACGCCGAGTCCGACGCCGGCGGGCGCGTTCTCGACCGCGACCTGGTAGTAGCTGTTGCCGGCGGCCGAGGCGGCGTGAGCCGATGCCGCGCCGAGGATGCCCATGAACGCCGCGACGATGAGGCGGCCCGTTGTCTGGTGACCCATGAGTTTGATTCCCTCCGGGTCGAGCCGTCCGGATGACTTCTCAGCGTGCTCGACCCCAGGTGATAGGTGGGTCTCGCCGAAGATCCCGTCAAACCGACAATCCGGACGGGAGGCCGACGCGGGCGAAAGTGGGCCTCAGGGCGATTAACACGCTTTCACGGCGGCGCGGCCCGCCGGCGGCCGCGCGAGGGGCGCGGGGGCGAAGTGCTATGCTCCCGGCTCCCAGGCTGCGGAGGATTCCCATTGATCGGGCCCCAGGACATCCACGATCGCATCGCCTCGGCGCTCCCCGGCGCCGAGGTCACGGTGCGCGACATGACCGGCACCTCGGATCACTACGAGATCACCGTCGTGTCGGCGACGTTCATGGGGCTGAGCCTGGTGGATCGGCACCGGATGGTGCACGCGCCGCTGCGAGACGTTCTCGGCGGGGCGCTGCACGCCATCTCACTCAAGACGCTCGCACCGGGCGAGTAGCGCCCACGGGAGATAGACATGGCACGCATGGCGATGGACGAAGTCAGGAAAGAGATCGAGGAAAACAACGTGGTGATCTACATGAAGGGGTCGAAGGAGTCCCCGAAGTGCGGCTTTTCCGCCGCGGCCGTCCAGGTGCTCCAGTCGTACGGCGTCTCCATCAAGGACGTCGACATCCTCGCCGACCCCGAGAAGATGCAGGCCGTCAAGCAGTTCACGAACTGGCCGACCATGCCGCAGATCTTCCTGGGCGGAAAGTTCGTCGGGGGCTGCGACATCATCAAGGAGATGCACGCGAAGGGAGAGATCGCGCTGCTTCTTCAAAAGGCCGGGGCGACGAAGTAGCTCGATCGGTCCTAGCGGGCCATGCGCCGAGCCGCCGAGATCGCCGCCCGCAGGCCCTTCCGGACCCGGATCTTCTTCACCTGCGCCCTCTGGCGCGGCTTCAGGCCGCGCATCGTGCCCATGTAGACGCCCTGGAGCTTCAGCGCTTTCCGCCTGGATTCCGTCAGCCGGAGCGGCGGGCGTGACCTGGGAGCGATCGCCCGGCCGTCGATCTTGATCGCCAGGCCGAGATTGAGAAATGCGTTCCCGAGCGTTCGCATCGTGTCGCTGAGGCTGCGAAGCTCCCGGGTCGCCGTCGTGGAATGAATCATCGATCCTCCAATGCGGGGACTTGGAATGGGAAACCCTCCTCATAAACAGTCATCGTACCACACTCGAACGCGAGGATTGAGCTCGCCGCCAGATAGTGTCCCAAACTCAGAATCACCATTGCGATGCGTGAGGACTCGTCGAGTGGGCAGGATCGAAGCTGCCGCGCGCGGCAATCGAGTCACCCGCGCCGCGAACCATCGTGCGGCGCGCAGACCAATATAGCAAATCATCGGCGGAGAAAGAATACGGCTAAAGGATTCGGTGGCCTCGCCGACTCAGGACGTGGCGGTGGCCGGATGACTCTTCGCAATCGTGACGCGCTTCAGGCGCCGGGTCAAGAGCTTGATGAAAGGCGGACGATGAGCTCGAGAGAATGTCCGGAATCGACAGCTGGCCTTCTCGCGGCACGAGCGAAGAAGCCCGGCGGCCTCATGTTCAATGCCGCAGTTTCGGTCGGACTCGTCCTCTGGGTTTCCCTCATAGGGATCGGCGTGAAGATGATTGCCGATCACAGGACCGAGCTCGGGGGGCGAGAGGTCGCGCCGGGTCGATGGCCAGACACGTCGCGGCTCTCGCGGGCGCGCGGGCGCTGCACGCTCTTGATGTTCATCAGACCCGATGACCCGTCATCGCGCGCGAGCCTGTCGGAGCTCAGCGTCATCATGGGCGCGGCTCACGCGATGGCTTCGGCCATCGTCGTCTTCCAGCCTCCGATCCGTGTCGACGAGAGTGTGGCGCAAACCGACACGTGGAAGCTCGCCGGAAACATTCCCGGGGTCATCCGATTTGTCGATCCCGACGGGGCCGAAGCTGCACAGTTCGGCACCGGGATCTCCGGCCGCGTCGTTCTCTACGACGCGGCCGGGGGTCTCCAATTTTCAGGCGGTGTCACCAACCCGACCACCAACCGCGGTGACGAGATCGGGCGGAAGACCGTCCTGGCTCTCATCGAGAGTCGGTCGGTCGAAGGGCGGAAGTCCGGCGCCCCCGAAGGCTCGTCGCCAGGTCCCGGTCGAGAGACGAGCGGGGCGGGGGGCGAGCGGTGATGGCGCGGGTCTCGGGGCGATTCCCGCACGCCTCCGGGCGACACCGTTTCGCCTGAACCCGGCACACAGCGGCTTGTTCCATCGAGCGCTCAAGATTTCACCGGCACCGCCGAATCACCAATCCATGAGGGAGAGACCGCGTCCGTCAGGTCGGAATCGCCCCGTTGCCGGCCCATATGGGTCCTTCGACAGGCGCGGGCGATGACTCTCGACGAGCAGTCAGCGCCCACGGTGCTTACGCGTTCGCCTCGAATCCCCCAGCGTAGACCCTTCATCGCTCGGCTCGGCGCGGTGGGGGGCATCACCCTGTGGGCCGGAGTCCTGTGCATCGGAGTCAAGCTGACTTACGACTACAGCACCGCCCCCGGACCCCAGGGGACCAACCCCGGGCATTGGCCGGCGGCGTCCAGGCTCTCGCCGACGCCGGGACTCAGCACGCTCGTGATGTTCGTGCACCCGAAGTGCCCGTGCACCCGCGCGAGTCTCTCCGAGCTCAACATCATCATGAATTCCGCCCATCCACCGGTCGCGGCGACCGTGGTCTTCCTGCGTCCGGAGGGCGTGGACGATGGATGGGAGCGGACGGATACGTGGGAGTTCACGGGAACGATCCCCGGGGCCGCGCGATACATCGACGCCGACGGCGTCGAAGCCGCGCGGTTCGGCGCCGAGACGTCCGGGCAGGTCGTCCTGTACGACTCGAAGGGAGATCTCGCTTTCACCGGTGGAATCACGGACTCGCGAGGGCACGCCGGGAACAATGTGGGGCGCCAGACCGTGCTCGCGCTCCTGGACGGACGGACCTCGGGGGAGCAGCGGCACGCGGTGTTCGGGTGCTCGCTGCGGACCCCTGATCGCGAGCGGCAGGTCGCCGGGAGTGGGAGACCATGACACGAGAGCAGCTTCGAGAAACCGTGTTCCGGAAGAACCTCGAGTCGGTGTACGTCAAGACCGATCAGTTGTTCTTCTGGCTGTTCCTCGCGCAATGGGCTCTCGCGATCGCCCTCGCGCTCATCATCTCGCCCCTCGGCTGGGCCGGGAAGGCCCATTCGGTCCACATTCATGTCCAGATCGCGGTGTTTCTGGGAGGCGTGATCAACGCGCTCCCCCTGATCCTGATCCGACTTCGTCCGGGCTGGTGGCTCACGCGCCACTCCGTCGCGGTGACGCAGATGCTGTGGGCGGCCATCCTCATCCACCTCACGGGCGGGCGCATCGAGACCCATTTCCACATCTTCGGGTCCCTCGCGTTCATCGCCTTCTATCGCGATTGGCGAGTTCTTCCCACCGCCACGGTCGTCGTCGCCGCGGACCATCTGGCGCGCGGGTTCTTCTGGCCCGAGTCGGTCTACGGCATTTCCAACCCCGAGTGGTGGCGCTTTCTGGAGCACGCGGGTTGGGTGGTCTTCGAGGACATCGTCCTCGTCCTGGGATGCCACAGGTCCATTCTCGAGATGACCGTCGTGGCGGATCGAGAGGCCGCGCTCGAGCTGACGAACGAGGACATCGAGAAACAAGTCAAGGCCCGGACGGGAGAGCTGAATGAGAACGTGAAGCGGTACCGATCCCTGGTCGAGAACACGAACGCAGTCCCATGGGAGCTGGACCTGGCGAGCGGCGAAGTCACGTACATCGCGCCCCAGGCTGCTCGGTTCCTCAAGTGTGACGACCTCACGGAGATTCGCACGAACTTTCTCGATCGGTTCGTGCACGATGCGGATCGGGCGCGTGTCTGGGAGCGCCTTCGCCTGGTCCCGTTGACGCCCGCCTTCAGCGAAACGGGCGACCAATTCGACTACCGCTTGATGACGGCGGAGGGCGGTGTCCTGGAGGTGCGCACGATCCTCAGCCCATGCCAGCCGGGTGAGCCGCTGCACGCGATCACGCTCGACATGACGCAGCAGAAGAAGCTCGAGTCGGATCTTCATCAGGCGCAGAAGCTCGAATCCGTAGGCCGCCTTGCGGCGGGCGTCGCGCACGAGATCAACACCCCGATTCAATTCGTCAACGACAGCATCCACTTCCTGCGCGAGGCCACGACGGATCTGATGGGGCTCGTCGAGAAGTTCCAGGTCGTCCGGAACACGGTTCTCGACGGAGCTCCGTCGATGGACGCCGCCAACGCCGCCTCCGAGGCGGAGGCGTCGGCGGATCTCCCTTATCTCGTCGAGAACCTCCCGAAGGCCTTCGATCGCTCGCTCGACGGGCTCGACCGAGTGGCCACGATCGTCCGTTCGATGAAGGAGTTCGCGCACCCGGACGCCAAGGAGATGACCACCGCCGACCTGAACCGGGCGATCCAGAGCACGCTGACGATCGCGCGCAACGAGTACAAGTACGTGGCGGACCTCGAGACCGATCTGGGAGATCTTCCACCGGTCGTCTGCCTGCTGGGCGACATCAACCAGACGGTTCTCAACCTGATCGTCAACGCCGCCCACGCGATAGCCGGCGTCGTGAAGGGGACGGAGAACAAGGGACGCATCGTCGTTCGAACGCGCCGAGAGGGTGATTCCGTCGAGATCTCGATCAGCGACACCGGCGGCGGGATCCCCGAGGAGATTCGCGGCCAGATCTTCGACCCATTCTTCACGACCAAGGAAGTCGGCAAGGGCACGGGACAAGGACTCGCGATCGCGCGCTCCGTGATCGTCGAGAAACACGGCGGGGAAATCACTTTCGCGACGGAGGTCGGGAAGGGCACGACGTTCTTCATTCGTCTGCCCGTCGGGAGCGCCACCCCCGCTGACGTGGCGGCGGGAGTCGCCGCATGAGCCAGAGGCGGATACTCTTCGTAGACGACGAGTCGGCCGTCCTCGATGGGTTGAGGAACCTTCTTCGGAAGGACCGGAGCCGCTGGGACATGGTGTTCGCCTGCGGCGGATCGGAGGCGCTGGCCGAGCTGCGGAAGGCGGAGTTCGACATCGTCGTCTCGGACATGCGCATGCCGGGGATGGATGGAGCCGAGCTCCTGACGAAGGTCAAGGCCGAGCACCCGGGCGCCGCGAGGATCGTCCTGTCGGGTCACGCCGAGCGTGAGGCGATTCTGCGGGCCCTCCCCGTCGCGCATCAGTTCCTGAGCAAGCCATGCGATGTCCAGGTCCTGCGGTCCGCGATCGAGAGGACATGCGATCTCCATCGCCTGATTCAGGACGAAAAGATTCGGGCCGTCGTCGGAAATGTCGAGAGACTTCCATCGGTGTCCCGCACGTATCGGGATCTCGCCGACGTGGCCGCGAACCCCGCAGCGGGCATCGCCGACGTCGCGGAAATCGTGCAGAGGGACCCGGCCATCAGCGTCAAGGTGCTGCAGATGGTGAACTCGGCCTACTTCGGCGTCGCGCAGTCGGTCACGTCCATACGCCAGGCGTGCAACTACCTCGGCCTCGAGCTGCTGAAGGGAATCGCCCTCACGACGCAGATCTTCTCGGTCATGGAGGCCAAGCCGGTCGAGGGGTTCTCGTTGGAGCGATTACAAACCTACTCGCTCCAGACGGCGCGGCTCGCGAAGAGGTTTCTTGCCGACTCGAAGCTCGCGGAAGAGGCTTTCACGGCAGCTCTCGTCCATGACATCGGCCGAATCATCATCGCGCTCGGGTTGCCGGGGGAGTTCGCGTCGATAGCCCGGGAGGTGCGCACGAGCGGTCGCCCGTTTCATCTGGTGGAGGAGGCGACCCTGGGAGTCACGCACGCCGAAGTGGGCGCGTACCTTCTCGGCGTCTGGGGCCTCCCGTTCTCGATCGTCGAGTGCGTCGCATACCATCATCGCCCGGGAGCGCTCGGCGAAGGGCCGTGCGGCGTGCTGGCGGCGGTGCACGCGGCCGATGCGCTCGTGGACACGACGTGCACTGGAGAGACGCTCGCACCGATCGAAGAGAGGCTCGACGTCGCGTTTCTCGATCGGGCCGGGTACGCCTCGAACCTGGCGACGTGGCGCGCGCTGGCCGCGGAGGAGATCCTGAAGACACCCCAGGTCGCAGGAGTGGCCTGACATCGCGAG from Acidobacteriota bacterium includes these protein-coding regions:
- a CDS encoding HDOD domain-containing protein; its protein translation is MSQRRILFVDDESAVLDGLRNLLRKDRSRWDMVFACGGSEALAELRKAEFDIVVSDMRMPGMDGAELLTKVKAEHPGAARIVLSGHAEREAILRALPVAHQFLSKPCDVQVLRSAIERTCDLHRLIQDEKIRAVVGNVERLPSVSRTYRDLADVAANPAAGIADVAEIVQRDPAISVKVLQMVNSAYFGVAQSVTSIRQACNYLGLELLKGIALTTQIFSVMEAKPVEGFSLERLQTYSLQTARLAKRFLADSKLAEEAFTAALVHDIGRIIIALGLPGEFASIAREVRTSGRPFHLVEEATLGVTHAEVGAYLLGVWGLPFSIVECVAYHHRPGALGEGPCGVLAAVHAADALVDTTCTGETLAPIEERLDVAFLDRAGYASNLATWRALAAEEILKTPQVAGVA
- a CDS encoding RedB protein, with protein sequence MGGITLWAGVLCIGVKLTYDYSTAPGPQGTNPGHWPAASRLSPTPGLSTLVMFVHPKCPCTRASLSELNIIMNSAHPPVAATVVFLRPEGVDDGWERTDTWEFTGTIPGAARYIDADGVEAARFGAETSGQVVLYDSKGDLAFTGGITDSRGHAGNNVGRQTVLALLDGRTSGEQRHAVFGCSLRTPDRERQVAGSGRP
- the grxD gene encoding Grx4 family monothiol glutaredoxin, whose translation is MARMAMDEVRKEIEENNVVIYMKGSKESPKCGFSAAAVQVLQSYGVSIKDVDILADPEKMQAVKQFTNWPTMPQIFLGGKFVGGCDIIKEMHAKGEIALLLQKAGATK
- a CDS encoding BolA family transcriptional regulator; this encodes MTGTSDHYEITVVSATFMGLSLVDRHRMVHAPLRDVLGGALHAISLKTLAPGE